The Euwallacea fornicatus isolate EFF26 chromosome 3, ASM4011564v1, whole genome shotgun sequence genome has a segment encoding these proteins:
- the woc gene encoding zinc finger MYM-type protein 3, translating into MEVDGIEVALEKANSNAPIPHDPIETDLVTKNLSNIKEKDCDNVSNNISSSVSLEIHSNEVSNDSLQHSHAPNGEQEAFDYDSLERQEVEKPNINLQSHLVSNINVIENQNNENLERDSELMEFETVEPNAEPAALIKAEDDDEHLPSEPLEVNCAMPSDRPIVCDDSEPMEVVDVSGDSLRQDDVKLGINEIEDGHENTDPISSNADLASEGSKDLETTLKENEENIDSKDEKPNSAISFVSSEALADDLKLSDKVPIAEITQEPSIIDVDVPASPILDSPEKCINLPVEQVEEHDVAAEELEAPTEEVDPINVVPVESEPADDEEKEIRSELLENQKDTELGDDDGCDTDTLKDDTVEEHIADDLPEPLANSLTDERSDEESQTCTITDVSISSTQEGNDVEEAELRNDDQLPSTSTRDCNTDMDTDTPEEPPLLDVIDSIDNSQGADEEVTIIPDSEREITEAEKEAASSLPTLKDLSDKSVSIETVTPETETTDDELKIYKYDKDTECECCQCKETKLVKYHFSSGEQHVTYVCDDACLKLYKESTTRKITMITDEGSGLRVKNFAEGEPKEAPPLAFLRKCASCSKITDDIENNLTWEIMDFCNEICLSKYQKMVGSKCASCLGDVKSTSLGKYCVRFGNDIRQFCTSSCLEQYKKGLKVCSYCQQDMSKGHDGFLAPVGEKGQFKDFCSKLCMEKYDIMTNDKPPRVTSGTTCSVCKADNAITIEFEHDDNLNYFCGEPCFVAFVFVNKISPGKCAMCRRNFSKSILEQHTMFYDNVQHSFCSNSCKNIYIIAHRKIVPCSWCKVKKYNFDMIKKYSKTAPVINMCSINCLNLYQLSVNAVNAKPSPCNFCKKRSNPSYHLTMSDSSMRNFCSYTCVLDFQNQFSKPLTLNNLGEPIPTGSPLKTKRISSNKESASSSEGIGQLPIISSVKSLAKPNGTTPPLLPPGLSPLTTTRLTRSKVTPSTSSQQSSIQSVQNLDLPVQVQVKQQYIVQEKSCPEQRNVAILCQPKKTAKATQVTPTTRDACIQTDMEDIMKIVVPIPVPMYVPTPCHMFSTPVPIPVPFPLPIPIPIFIPTTRNSAAGIMKEIKKIQVKIPTDPYEAELLMMAEMVAGEKKEDHTDSESDLDDNNAEGGGEYSPEAVDPSNTFGDDMLQMALKMATELDEPAVDLEGALTANTITAPQGGHPPDVHSQEENVDDPQPMHPHLMERSSIRGRKRGIRGSPRGGPAKRGRRMSHQHVDMPMMQPVQPSAPQEPQEKPDANMCLKYTFGVNAWKQWVTTKNAELEKSTRRMKLFKTEILQLTADELNYSLCLFVKEVRKPNGQEYAPDTIYYLCLGIQQYLFENGRIDNIFCDPYYEKFTDCLDEVAKKFSVLYNDSHYIVTRVEEEHLWESKQLGAHSPHVLLSTLMFFNTKHFNLTTVDEHMQLSFSHIMKHWKRNPNQPGASKVPGSRNVLLRFYPPQSALQNNQRKKKVYEQQENEENPLRCPVKLYEFYLSKCPESVKTRNDVFYLQPERSCVPDSPVWYSTMPLPREALEKMLHRVKMVKEINVALLTS; encoded by the exons ATGGAGGTAGATGGCATAGAAGTTGCCCTAGAAAAGGCTAATTCCAATGCGCCCATACCGCACGACCCTATAGAGACCGACCTCGTAacgaaaaatttatcaaatataaaGGAAAAAGACTGTGACAATGTTTCAAACAACATCAGCAGCTCAGTTAGTCTTGAAATTCATAGTAACGAAGTCTCAAATGATAGTCTACAGCACTCACATGCTCCAAATGGTGAGCAGGAAGCTTTTGATTACGACTCACTGGAGAGACAAGAGGTAGAAAAACCCAACATTAATCTTCAGTCACATCTAGTTTCGAATATCAATGttattgaaaatcaaaataatgaaaatcttgAGCGGGACAGTGAATTGatggaatttgaaactgttgAGCCCAATGCTGAACCAGCTGCTCTCATTAAAGCTGAAGATGACGATGAACATTTGCCTAGTGAGCCCCTTGAAGTAAATTGTGCCATGCCAAGTGATAGACCGATTGTTTGTGATGACAGTGAACCAATGGAAGTTGTTGATGTGAGTGGTGATAGTTTGAGACAGGATGATGTCAAATTAGGGATTAATGAAATTGAAGATGGTCACGAGAACACTGATCCTATAAGCTCAAATGCAGATCTTGCAAGTGAAGGTAGCAAGGACTTAGAAACTACATTGAAAGAGAATGAAGAAAACATAGATTCTAAAGATGAAAAACCAAATAGTGCTATCAGTTTTGTCAGTAGTGAAGCACTTGCCGATGACTTAAAGCTGTCAGATAAAGTGCCTATTGCAGAAATAACACAAGAACCATCAATAATTGATGTTGATGTTCCGGCATCACCTATACTAGATAGTccagaaaaatgtatcaattTACCTGTTGAGCAGGTTGAAGAACATGATGTTGCAGCAGAAGAACTAGAAGCTCCTACAGAGGAAGTTGATCCTATTAATGTTGTACCAGTTGAAAGTGAACCTGCAGATGATGAAGAAAAGGAGATTAGGTCTGAACTGCTGGAAAACCAGAAAGATACCGAATTGGGAGATGATGATGGTTGTGATACTGACACATTGAAAGATGACACAGTTGAAGAGCACATTGCAGATGATTTACCTGAACCACTTGCCAATTCTTTAACTGATGAGAGGTCTGATGAGGAAAGTCAGACATGTACCATTACAGATGTCAGTATAAGCAGCACTCAGGAAGGTAATGATGTGGAAGAAGCAGAATTGAGAAATGACGATCAGCTTCCAAGTACCAGTACTAGag ATTGCAATACAGATATGGACACTGATACTCCTGAGGAGCCTCCGTTACTAGATGTTATTGATTCTATTGACAATAGCCAGGGAGCTGATGAGGAGGTTACAATTATACCTGACAGCGAAAGGGAAATTACTGAG GCTGAGAAAGAAGCTGCCTCGTCCCTTCCTACACTTAAAGACTTATCTGATAAATCCGTTTCTATAGAAACAGTGACGCCAGAAACGGAGACCACCGATGACGAATTGAAGATATACAAGTATGACAAGGACACAGAATGTGAATGTTGCCAGTGCAAAGAG ACAAAATTAGTGAAATACCATTTTTCAAGCGGAGAGCAACACGTAACGTATGTCTGTGATGATgcttgtttaaaattatataaagaaTCTACTACACGGAAAATCACGATGATAACCGACGAAGGATCGGGCTTAAGGGTAAAAAACTTCGCTGAAGGTGAGCCAAAGGAAGCGCCACCTTTAGCATTTTTGAGGAAATGTGCGTCTTGCAGTAAAATTACCGACGATATTGAAAACAATCTTACATGGGAAATTATGGATTTTTGCAATGAGATCTGTttgtcaaaatatcaaaagatgGTCGGATCTAAATGTGCCAGCTGCTTAGGTGATGTCAAGTCTACTTCCCTCGGCAAATATTGTGTGCGATTTGGAAATGACATCCGTCAGTTTTGTACGAGCTCTTGCCTTGAACAATACAAGAAGGGATTAAAAGTTTGTTCGTATTGCCAACAAGATATGTCGAAGGGGCACGATGGATTTCTCGCCCCAGTAGGAGAGAAAGGCCAGTTCAaagatttttgttcaaaattgtgCATGGAGAAATACGATATAATGACCAACGACAAACCTCCTAGAGTTACCTCTGGAACAACTTGTTCAGTTTGCAAAGCGGATAACGCTATCACCATTGAATTTGAACATGATGACAATTTAAATTACTTCTGTGGGGAACCGTGCTTTGTGGCCTTCgtgtttgtaaataaaatatccccTGGGAAATGCGCCATGTGCAGAAGAAATTTCAGTAAGTCAATCCTGGAGCAGCACACGATGTTTTATGATAACGTACAGCacagtttttgttcaaatagttgtaaaaatatatatatcataGCTCATAGAAAGATTGTCCCATGTAGCTGGTGTAAAGTGAAAAAGTACAACTTTGATATGATTAAGAAATACTCAAAAACTGCCCCAGTGATTAACATGTGTAGCATAAATTGCCTTAATTTGTACCAGTTGTCCGTAAATGCCGTAAACGCCAAGCCATCACCctgtaatttttgcaaaaagagaTCTAATCCATCTTATCATTTGACCATGTCAGACTCTAGTATGAGGAATTTTTGTTCTTATACGTGTGTCCTGGACTTCCAAAATCAGTTTTCTAAGCCACTTACCCTCAATAATCTAGGAGAGCCAATCCCAACGGGTTCACCTCTGAAGACTAAGAGGATATCTTCCAATAAAGAATCCG CGTCGTCTTCCGAAGGCATAGGCCAATTGCCTATAATATCGAGCGTAAAAAGCCTAGCAAAACCAAATGGAACAACACCGCCTCTTCTACCTCCTGGCTTAAGTCCGCTGACCACAACGAGATTAACCAGATCAAAAGTAACCCCTTCGACATCGAGCCAGCAATCTAGCATACAATCTGTGCAAAATCTTGATTTACCTGTTCAGGTGCAAGTTAAACAACAATATATCGTTCAGGAGAAGAGCTGTCCAGAGCAACGGAATGTCGCTATTTTGTGTCAGCCTAAAAAGACTGCTAAAG CCACGCAAGTTACGCCTACAACTAGAGATGCGTGTATTCAGACGGATATGGAggatattatgaaaattgttgtACCGATTCCGGTTCCGATGTACGTTCCGACTCCTTGTCATATGTTTTCAACGCCGGTACCCATTCCGGTGCCATTCCCTCTTCCGATCCCCATTCCGATATTTATTCCTACAACGCGGAACAGTGCAGCTGGCATTATGAAGGAAATCAAA aaaattcagGTGAAAATTCCTACTGACCCGTACGAAGCGGAATTGTTAATGATGGCCGAAATGGTGGCGGGAGAAAAGAAGGAAGATCACACAGATTCGGAGAGCGACTTAGACGATAATAATGCGGAGGGAGGGGGTGAATATAGTCCTGAGGCCGTCGATCCTAGCAACACCTTTGGTGACGATATGCTACAGATGGCATTGAAAATGGCCACTG AATTAGACGAACCGGCAGTTGATTTGGAAGGTGCTTTGACGGCCAACACAATCACGGCTCCTCAAGGTGGACACCCACCGGATGTCCACTCTCAGGAAGAGAATGTGGACGATCCCCAACCGATGCATCCTCATTTGATGGAAAGGTCGTCAATACGTGGACGTAAGCGAGGCATACGAGGCTCGCCGCGGGGTGGTCCAGCCAAAAGAGGCAGAAGAATGTCTCATCAGCATGTGGATATGCCAATGATGCAACCTGTGCAACCTTCAGCTCCCCAGGAACCACAAGAAAAGCCTGATGCTAATATGTGTCTCAAG TATACGTTTGGCGTGAATGCATGGAAGCAGTGGGTCACTACGAAGAACGCGGAATTGGAGAAATCAACTCGGCGTATGAAGCTTTTCAAAACGGAAATCTTGCAGCTGACGGCGgatgaattaaattattcccTCTGCCTGTTCGTGAAGGAAGTACGGAAGCCGAACGGGCAGGAATACGCACCTGACACCATATACTATTTGTGCTTGGGAATTCAGCAGTATCTCTTTGAGAACGGAAGGATCGACAACATTTTTTGCGACCCATACTACGAAAAATTCACCGATTGCCTCGACGAGGTCGCAAAAAAGTTTTCAGTGTTATATAATGACTCGCATTATATTGTCACCAGAGTAGAGGAAGAACATTTATGGGAGAGCAAACAGTTAGGTGCCCATTCCCCCCATGTGTTGCTTAGCACATTGATGTTTTTCAACacc